A genome region from Glycine max cultivar Williams 82 chromosome 5, Glycine_max_v4.0, whole genome shotgun sequence includes the following:
- the LOC100809868 gene encoding protein RGF1 INDUCIBLE TRANSCRIPTION FACTOR 1: MGGQNLSPKERSRDWIGVLMNSSFGYCTYHHDLRSNEMNVFCVDCALRMCRHCKEAHSLHRRFQIYKYSYQDVFRHAELQKYFDCSKIQTYISNNERIVHLKPRPSITKSKSADLSPDSKYKETGIATRPKSGGTCEECGKHLQDERNRFCSITCKISVHPVETQYQGQNQCSPNHQSARGIINPKPEGIDFTMNDNHNSEPESSISEAEPYGWVEVVNFRKRPRKSIPQRPVFVFTS; the protein is encoded by the exons ATG GGGGGGCAGAATCTTTCCCCAAAGGAAAGGAGTAGAGATTGGATTGGAGTTCTTATGAACAGCAGCTTTGGTTATTGTACTTATCACCATGATCTTCGATCTAATGAGATGAATGTGTTCTGCGTGGACTGTGCACTTAGGATGTGTAGGCACTGTAAGGAAGCTCATTCCCTACATAGAAGGTTTCAGATTTACAAATATTCCTACCAGGATGTCTTCCGCCATGCCGAGCTGCAGAAGTATTTTGATTGCTCCAAAATTCAG ACTTACATATCCAATAATGAAAGGATTGTGCATCTCAAACCTCGGCCTTCAATCACCAAATCTAAGTCTGCTGATCTAAGTCCCGACTCTAAATACAAAGAGACCGGCATAGCAACAAGACCAAAGTCAGGGGGCACGTGTGAAGAATGTGGAAAACACTTACAAGATGAGCGTAATCGCTTCTGCTCCATTACATGCAAG ATCTCAGTGCATCCAGTGGAGACCCAATACCAAGGTCAAAATCAATGTTCACCAAACCACCAAAGTGCTAGAGGCATCATCAATCCAAAACCTGAAGGCATTGACTTTACAATGAATGATAACCATAATTCAGAACCGGAGTCATCTATCTCTGAAGCTGAGCCATATGGGTGGGTTGAAGTTGTGAATTTCAGAAAGCGTCCAAGGAAAAGTATCCCTCAGAGGCCTGTCTTTGTTTTCACGTCTTAG